Below is a genomic region from Actinomadura sp. NAK00032.
GTGAACGACGTGCGCCGCAGGTCGGCGCCCGGCAGGCCGGTGAACGACCAGTCGCCGCCCTTCACCTTCAACAGGTCGTATGTGCACGAATCGAACATGCTGCCCACGAGCTTGCAGCCCGCGAAGGTCGCGTCGAAGAAACCGCACCGCACGAAGGTGCAGTTCACGAACGCGGCGTCCGTGTGGGTGGAGGCGTTGAAACGCACTCCGCGGAACGTGCAGTCGGTGAAGACGGCGCCGGTACCGGTGGCCTCGGTCATGTCCACGTCCACGAACAGGGCGTTCTCGTGGCTCTCGCCCGTCAGGTCGCGCGAGTCCCAGTTCACTGAGGCGATCTTGGTATCGGTGGGCGCCGCCGGTCGTCCGTGCATGCGTTCGGCCATACAGGCCAGCATGGCCGAACCCACCGACAGAACTCAGCCCCGCATGAACGCTTCGCAGATGGCCTGCGAGTCCCGTGCGGCGGCGGCCACGGCCGACGAGCAGTGGACGACCCACCGCGCGACGCCCTCGGACGTGCCGGATGAGTAGTCCCGTAGGGCGGGCGCGTAGTCGTCCACCAGTTCCAGGTGCCCGACCTCGGGTGCGACCAGGGATTTGGGGTCGAGCCCACGGGAGACCAGTGTGAGCCGCTGGGCAGCGCGTGCGACCAGCCCGTCCCCCCAGCCGAAGGGGCGCAGGGTCAGCAGTTCACCGTGCACGATGGCCGCGACCACGAGCGCGGGGGCTTTCGTGGTGGAGGTCAGCAGCCCGCTGAGCGCGTCCAGGCGCGCGGCCACCTCGGACGGCGACGGCGGCTCGCCAAGGCCGAGAACGTCCTTCACGGCGGCGTCGGTTGTGCGGGGGCGTCCGAGGTCGGCGTTGTCCACCGCGTCCGCCGCCGCCAGGACGTGGAGCCGCGCGAGTGCCTGCCGGGGAGCGTTCCGCCAGACGTCCGTCAGCGTTCCCAGCTCGGCCGACACGCGAAGCGAGCCCTGCACGACGGGGTCGGACGGGCTCTCGGTGGTGCGGAGCTCGTCCAGCGTGACCGGCGCACCGTCGAGGACGGCCGAGGCCCTGGCGCCGCGCAGCGCGGACTCCGTGGACACCTCGGCACTGCGCCGCCGCAGGATGCGATGGCCGAGCAGCCGGTCAACGGCCTTGCGCGCGTCATCGACGGCGCCGGCCACCCCGGGCAGTTGCGCTACATCAGCAAGGGCATCGGTCACGGCCCGACTTTATGCGGTCCCCACCTGCGCCCGCGAAACGGCCCACACCCCACATCGCTGCCTGGGCGCTCGCATAACGCGCCGTGGAGTCGTAGAACGGAGACGGTTCCCGGATAGCGGACCTGGGAAGGCCAGTCGTGTCGGGGATCACAGCACGCCCGATCCGTGGGAGCCGGTCGCGTTCGTCCCCCACTTCAGGGGGCCCGGCCTTGTGAAGACCGGGACCTTCCTGGTGGAGTGGGGATACCGGGCGACCCCGCATCACCTAGCAAGGAGTTCGCGTTGAGCCAGAGCCAAGAGACATTGTCGAACCTTCTGCAGGAGACGCGCCGCTTCGCCCCGCCCGCCGATCTCGCCGCCTCCGCCAACGTCAAGGCCGACGCCTACGAGCAGGCCGCGGAGGATCGCCTGGGCTTCTGGGCCGAGCAGGCCGAGCGCCTCCTCACCTGGACCAAGCGGTGGGACGAGGTCCTGGACTGGAGCAATCCCCCGTTCGCCAAGTGGTACGTGGGCGGCGAGCTGAACGTCGCCTACAACTGCGTAGACCGTCATGTGGAGGCGGGACGGGGAGCGAAGGTCGCCTACCACTGGGAGGGCGAGCCCGGGGACACCCGTACGCTCACCTATGCCGACCTACAGCGTGAGGTGAACAAGGCCGCCAACGCCCTGCTCGAACTGGGCGTGCGCAAGGGCGACCGGGTGGCGATCTACCTGCCGATGATTCCCGAGCTGCCGATCTCGATGCTGGCGTGCGCGCGCATCGGCGCGACCCACTCGGTGGTGTTCGGCGGCTTCTCGTCCGAGGCCCTCCGGACCCGCATCGACGACGCGCAGGCCAAGCTCGTCATCACCGCGGACGGCGGGTTCCGGCGCGGCAAGCCGTCCGACCTCAAGGGCATCGTGGACGAGGCCGTCGCGCAGACGCCGACGATCGAGCACGTCCTCGTGGTGCGCCGCACCGGCGAGCAGGTCACCGAGCACGACCGCGACCTGTGGTGGCACGACGTCGTCGAACGGCAGAGCGAGGAGCACACCGCCGAGCCCATGGACTCGGAGCACCCGCTGTACATTCTGTACACGTCGGGGACTACGGGTAAGCCGAAGGGCATCCTGCACACCACGGGCGGCTACCTGACGCAGTGCGCCTACACGCACTGGGCCGTGTTCGACCTCAAGCCCGAAACGGACGTCTACTGGTGCTCGGCCGACATCGGCTGGGTGACCGGGCACTCCTACATCGTGTACGGGCCGCTCGCCAACGGGTCGACCAGCGTCATCTACGAGGGGACCCCTGACACGCCCAACAAGGGGCGCTGGTGGGACGTCATCCAGAAGTACAAGGTGTCCATCTTCTACACCGCCCCCACGGCGATCCGCACGTTCATGAAGTGGGGCGACGACATCCCCGCGCAGTACGACCTGTCGTCCCTGCGCGTCCTCGGGTCGGTCGGCGAGCCGATCAACCCGGAGGCCTACATCTGGTACCGCAAGAACA
It encodes:
- a CDS encoding pentapeptide repeat-containing protein, with amino-acid sequence MAERMHGRPAAPTDTKIASVNWDSRDLTGESHENALFVDVDMTEATGTGAVFTDCTFRGVRFNASTHTDAAFVNCTFVRCGFFDATFAGCKLVGSMFDSCTYDLLKVKGGDWSFTGLPGADLRRTSFTDVRMREADLTGARCVEAEMRRVDLSGAYLHQADFSGCDLRGSDLSSVDPFATPLKGAVIDPHQAIVLAMALGLEVRD
- a CDS encoding Fic family protein, with the translated sequence MTDALADVAQLPGVAGAVDDARKAVDRLLGHRILRRRSAEVSTESALRGARASAVLDGAPVTLDELRTTESPSDPVVQGSLRVSAELGTLTDVWRNAPRQALARLHVLAAADAVDNADLGRPRTTDAAVKDVLGLGEPPSPSEVAARLDALSGLLTSTTKAPALVVAAIVHGELLTLRPFGWGDGLVARAAQRLTLVSRGLDPKSLVAPEVGHLELVDDYAPALRDYSSGTSEGVARWVVHCSSAVAAAARDSQAICEAFMRG
- the acs gene encoding acetate--CoA ligase; this encodes MSQSQETLSNLLQETRRFAPPADLAASANVKADAYEQAAEDRLGFWAEQAERLLTWTKRWDEVLDWSNPPFAKWYVGGELNVAYNCVDRHVEAGRGAKVAYHWEGEPGDTRTLTYADLQREVNKAANALLELGVRKGDRVAIYLPMIPELPISMLACARIGATHSVVFGGFSSEALRTRIDDAQAKLVITADGGFRRGKPSDLKGIVDEAVAQTPTIEHVLVVRRTGEQVTEHDRDLWWHDVVERQSEEHTAEPMDSEHPLYILYTSGTTGKPKGILHTTGGYLTQCAYTHWAVFDLKPETDVYWCSADIGWVTGHSYIVYGPLANGSTSVIYEGTPDTPNKGRWWDVIQKYKVSIFYTAPTAIRTFMKWGDDIPAQYDLSSLRVLGSVGEPINPEAYIWYRKNIGADRTPVVDTWWQTETGAIMISPLPGVTSAKPGAAMRPLPGIAADVVDDQGQSVPNGGGGFMVVREPWPGMLRTIWGDDERYVKTYWSRFEGLYFAGDGAKRDEDGDMWLLGRVDDVMLVSGHNISTTEVESALVAHPKVAESAVVGATDPVTGQAIVAFVIPRGDAGGDVEGEDFLRELREHVSKTLGPIAKPRQIMIVPELPKTRSGKIMRRLLRDVAENRSIGDVTTLADSTVMDLISEKLPAAKSDD